From a single Rosa rugosa chromosome 7, drRosRugo1.1, whole genome shotgun sequence genomic region:
- the LOC133720010 gene encoding cell division cycle protein 48 homolog codes for MTDKAESSDPKGTKRDFSTAILERKKAANRLVVDEAINDDNSVVALHPETMEKLQLFRGDTILIKGKKRKDTICIALADDTCDEPKIRMNKVVRSNLRVRLGDVVSVHQCADVKYGKRVHILPVDDTIEGVTGSLFDAYLKPYFLEAYRPVRKGDLFLVRGGMRSVEFKVIETDPSEYCVVAPDTEIFCEGEPVRREDEDRLDEVGYDDVGGVRKQMAQIRELVELPLRHPQLFKSIGVKPPKGILLYGPPGSGKTLIARAVANETGAFFFCINGPEIMSKLAGESESNLRKAFEEAEKNAPSIIFIDEIDSIAPKREKTHGEVERRIVSQLLTLMDGLKSRAHVIVMGATNRPNSIDPALRRFGRFDREIDIGVPDEVGRLEVLRIHTKNMKLAEDVDLEKIGKETHGYVGADLAALCTEAALQCIREKMDVIDLEDEEIDAEILNSMAVTNEHFSTALGTSNPSALRETVVEVPNVSWDAIGGLENVKRELQETVQYPVEHPEKFEKFGMSPSKGVLFYGPPGCGKTLLAKAIANECQANFISIKGPELLTMWFGESEANVREIFDKARGSAPCVLFFDELDSIATQRGSSSGDAGGAADRVLNQLLTEMDGMSAKKTVFIIGATNRPDIIDPALLRPGRLDQLIYIPLPDEESRLQIFKAALRKSPVSKEVDLTALAKYTQGFSGADITEICQRAVKYAIRENIEKDIERERRRSENPEAMEEDVEDEVPEIRAAHFEESMKFARRSVSDADIRKYQAFAQTLQQSRGFGTEFRFPESGSAAAATGSDPFATSGAGADEDDLYN; via the exons ATGACCGATAAAGCTGAATCGTCCGACCC TAAGGGGACCAAGAGGGATTTCAGCACTGCGATTCTCGAGCGGAAGAAGGCGGCGAATCGCCTCGTCGTCGATGAGGCCATCAACGATGACAACTCCGTCGTCGCGCTCCACCCTGAGACCATGGAGAAGCTCCAGCTCTTCAGGGGCGACACAATCCTCATCAAG GGAAAGAAAAGGAAGGATACAATCTGCATTGCCCTTGCTGATGATACTTGTGACGAACCAAAGATTAGGATGAACAAGGTTGTGAGGAGCAATCTAAGGGTTAGGCTTGGGGATGTTGTTTCTGTTCACCAATGTGCTGATGTCAAGTACGGGAAGCGTGTGCACATTCTCCCTGTGGATGACACTATTGAAGGGGTCACTGGAAGTTTGTTTGATGCCTACTTGAAAC CGTATTTCCTGGAGGCCTACCGCCCAGTGAGAAAGGGTGATCTCTTCCTCGTGAGAGGAGGAATGAGGAGTGTAGAGTTCAAGGTTATTGAGACTGATCCTTCTGAGTACTGTGTTGTTGCTCCAGACACTGAAATCTTCTGTGAGGGGGAGCCAGTAAGAAGGGAGGATGAGGATAGATTAGATGAGGTTGGTTATGATGATGTTGGTGGTGTCAGGAAGCAGATGGCTCAGATTCGTGAATTAGTGGAGCTGCCACTAAGGCATCCTCAGCTCTTTAAATCAATTGGTGTGAAGCCACCAAAGGGTATTCTGTTGTATGGGCCACCTGGATCTGGTAAAACTCTAATTGCCAGAGCTGTCGCGAATGAAACTGGGGCGTTCTTTTTCTGCATCAATGGACCTGAAATCATGTCAAAATTGGCTGGGGAGAGTGAAAGCAACCTCAGGAAAGCTTTTGAGGAAGCAGAGAAGAATGCACCATCAATTATCTTTATTGATGAGATTGATTCAATTGCTCCCAAGAGAGAGAAGACACATGGAGAAGTTGAGAGGAGAATTGTGTCCCAGCTCTTGACACTTATGGATGGACTTAAATCCCGTGCGCATGTAATTGTTATGGGGGCTacaaatcgtccaaacagtatTGACCCAGCTCTCAGAAGGTTCGGTAGATTTGATAGGGAGATAGATATTGGTGTTCCAGATGAAGTTGGGCGTCTTGAGGTCCTTCGTATTCATACAAAGAACATGAAGCTTGCTGAAGAT GTTGATCTGGAAAAGATTGGCAAGGAGACACATGGTTATGTTGGTGCCGATCTTGCTGCTCTATGTACTGAGGCTGCACTCCAGTGCatcagagagaagatggatgtCATTGACTTGGAAGATGAGGAAATAGATGCTGAGATACTCAACTCAATGGCAGTTACAAATGAACACTTCTCGACTGCTCTTGGAACAAGTAACCCATCTGCTCTTCGTGAAACG GTTGTTGAAGTGCCCAATGTTTCCTGGGATGCTATTGGAGGTCTTGAGAATGTTAAGAGAGAACTTCAAGAG ACGGTTCAATATCCTGTTGAGCATCCTgagaaatttgagaaatttgggaTGTCGCCCTCAAAGGGAGTTCTATTCTATGGCCCTCCTGGGTGTGGTAAAACTCTTCTTGCCAAGGCAATTGCCAATGAGTGCCAGGCAAACTTCATCAGTATCAAGGGACCTGAATTGCTTACTATGTGGTTTGGAGAGAGTGAGGCCAATGTGCGTGAAATCTTTGACAAGGCTCGTGGATCTGCTCCATGTGTCCTGTTCTTCGACGAACTTGATTCCATTGCTACTCAG AGAGGTAGCAGTTCAGGTGATGCCGGAGGTGCTGCAGATAGGGTTTTAAACCAACTCCTTACAGAGATGGACGGAATGTCCGCAAAGAAGACTGTTTTCATTATCGGCGCCACCAACAGACCTGACATTATAGACCCTGCACTTCTACGTCCAGGCCGTCTGGATCAATTGATATACATCCCTCTTCCTGATGAGGAATCCCGCCTTCAAATATTCAAGGCAGCCTTGAGGAAGTCTCCAGTTTCCAAAGAAGTGGACCTTACTGCCCTTGCCAAGTACACCCAAGGTTTCAGCGGTGCTGATATCACAGAAATTTGCCAGCGTGCTGTCAAATATGCCATCAGAGAGAATATTGAGAAG GATATtgagagggagaggaggagaAGCGAGAATCCTGAGGCTATGGAGGAAGATGTGGAGGATGAAGTTCCTGAAATCAGGGCAGCTCACTTTGAGGAATCGATGAAGTTTGCTCGTCGCAGTGTTAGTGATGCTGATATCCGCAAATACCAGGCATTTGCTCAGACATTGCAGCAGTCAAGAGGATTTGGAACAGAGTTTAGGTTTCCAGAAAGTGGCTCTGCTGCAGCCGCCACTGGATCTGACCCTTTTGCAACTAGTGGTGCTGGGGCTGATGAAGATGACCTTTACAATTAG
- the LOC133721419 gene encoding UDP-glycosyltransferase 86A1-like, producing MENNHSKPHAVLFPYPLQGHVIPAVHLAIKLASNGFTITFVNTQAVHHQIIKSQSPDNAIKDDVNIFNGVCKSSLDIRYVTISDGFPIGFDRSLNHDQFWEGVLLVFPAHVDELVAKLVRSDPPVTCLIADTFFVWPTMMATKYNLVNVSFWTEPVLVLTLYYHLNLLRENCHFASHGNHRQDTIEYIPGVKAIEPKDLMSYLQATEVTEVTSVVHRIIYKAFEEVKRADFILCNTIQELESDTISALQEKQPTYAIGPIFPNGFAKSTVATSLWSESDCIEWLNTKPHGSILYVSFGSYAHASKKDIEEIANGLSLSKVGFIWVLRPDIVSSNETQILPIGFEDEIKNRGLIVPWCSQIEVISHPAIGGFLTHCGWNSILESIWCGLPLLCYPLLTDQFTNRKLVVDDWGVGINLCDRKPITKEEVKEKVNRLMSGNSSEELRRSAKEVKNTLESALDEDGSSNRNFNRFIDDVKAKIQEKHGLGFKALNGIR from the exons ATGGAGAACAATCACTCAAAGCCTCATGCTGTTCTATTTCCCTACCCTCTCCAAGGCCATGTAATCCCAGCGGTCCATCTCGCAATCAAGCTCGCATCAAACGGCTTCACAATCACCTTTGTCAACACTCAGGCAGTCCACCACCAAATAATCAAGTCCCAAAGTCCCGATAACGCCATAAAAGACGACGTTAACATCTTCAACGGGGTGTGTAAATCAAGCCTTGACATACGTTATGTAACGATCAGCGACGGTTTTCCTATTGGATTCGATCGATCCCTCAACCACGACCAGTTTTGGGAAGGTGTTCTGCTTGTTTTCCCAGCTCATGTGGATGAACTTGTAGCAAAACTAGTCCGATCCGACCCACCGGTCACTTGCTTGATAGCAGACACTTTCTTTGTGTGGCCGACAATGATGGCAACAAAGTATAACCTTGTGAATGTGTCATTTTGGACTGAACCAGTTCTGGTCTTAACCCTCTACTACCATTTAAACCTCCTCAGAGAAAATTGTCACTTTGCTTCTCATG GTAATCATCGCCAAGATACAATCGAGTACATTCCAGGTGTGAAAGCAATTGAACCAAAAGACTTGATGTCATACCTTCAAGCTACTGAGGTGACTGAGGTCACATCCGTAGTTCACAGGATCATATACAAGGCATTTGAGGAAGTTAAAAGGGCAGATTTCATTCTTTGTAACACAATTCAAGAGCTTGAATCAGATACCATATCTGCCTTGCAAGAAAAGCAACCTACATATGCAATCGGCCCTATTTTTCCCAATGGGTTCGCGAAGAGCACCGTGGCCACGAGTCTCTGGTCCGAATCTGACTGTATCGAATGGCTCAACACTAAACCGCATGGTTCAATCCTCTATGTCTCGTTTGGTAGCTATGCACATGCAAGTAAAAAAGACATAGAGGAAATAGCCAATGGCCTTTCGTTAAGCAAAGTCGGCTTTATTTGGGTTCTTCGACCCGATATTGTCAGCTCCAACGAGACCCAAATCCTACCCATTGGATTCGAAGACGAGATCAAGAATAGAGGGTTGATCGTGCCATGGTGTAGTCAAATTGAAGTCATCTCACACCCCGCAATCGGAGGGTTCTTAACACATTGCGGATGGAATTCAATACTGGAAAGTATATGGTGTGGTCTGCCATTGTTGTGCTATCCATTGTTGACCGACCAATTCACCAATCGGAAACTAGTGGTCGACGATTGGGGGGTCGGGATTAACCTCTGTGATCGGAAACCGATCACAAAGGAGGAGGTGAAAGAGAAGGTGAACCGTTTAATGAGTGGAAATTCAAGTGAGGAGTTGAGGAGGAGTGCGAAAGAGGTCAAGAACACATTGGAGAGTGCATTGGATGAAGATGGTTCATCAAACAGAAACTTCAATCGATTCATAGATGACGTGAAGGCTAAAATCCAAGAGAAACATGGGCTTGGCTTCAAAGCATTAAATGGCATTCGCTAG